In the genome of Solibacillus silvestris, one region contains:
- a CDS encoding histidine kinase: MSLQNIEIEKNILNQYKIILEDWIPQDASIAIAVNNRFIYFSTGHHHFSLKVGSDVPKDSIAYKVLQTGRKVDAVMENTLFESPYYAIGYPILVNGEQGALVVVLPPLFKVKSSDIYQFLTGKQMEDWIPISIDQISHIESLQKRTWFYSKGEQYKTAITLKELQTRLPNNFLRIHRSYIINICYIKKISRDLTSNFIVQLNDGVELPVSQSYINNLRAVLEF; encoded by the coding sequence TTGTCACTACAAAATATTGAGATCGAAAAGAACATTTTAAATCAGTATAAAATTATTTTAGAAGATTGGATTCCTCAAGATGCATCGATTGCAATAGCAGTAAACAATCGCTTTATTTATTTCAGTACAGGTCATCACCATTTTTCATTGAAAGTAGGTTCCGATGTACCGAAAGACAGCATTGCTTATAAAGTACTTCAAACAGGTAGAAAAGTAGATGCTGTTATGGAAAATACACTTTTTGAATCACCTTATTATGCAATCGGGTATCCGATTTTGGTAAATGGCGAACAAGGTGCTTTAGTTGTCGTCTTGCCCCCGTTATTTAAAGTAAAGAGTTCAGATATATATCAGTTTTTAACAGGTAAACAAATGGAAGATTGGATACCGATTTCAATCGACCAAATTTCGCATATTGAAAGTCTGCAAAAGCGGACATGGTTTTATTCCAAAGGAGAACAATACAAAACAGCGATTACATTAAAGGAGCTGCAGACTCGATTGCCAAATAACTTTCTTCGCATTCATCGTTCCTATATTATTAATATTTGCTATATAAAGAAAATCTCTCGGGATTTGACTTCCAATTTTATTGTACAGCTGAATGATGGTGTGGAATTGCCAGTTAGTCAATCGTATATAAATAACTTGCGGGCCGTTCTGGAGTTTTAA
- a CDS encoding isocitrate lyase (catalyzes the reversible formation of glyoxylate and succinate from isocitrate; glyoxylate bypass pathway) → MSTRQERIEALQKDWAENQRWKGIERGYTAEEVVKLQGSFIQEQTLAKRGSARLWKSLHEVPFINALGALTGNQAVQQVKAGLQAIYLSGWQVAADANLSGQMYPDQSLYPANSVPAVVKRINQALQRADQIDHAEGRDDGFDWFAPIVADAEAGFGGPLNVFELVKGMIEAGAAGVHLEDQLASEKKCGHLGGKVLLPTQNAVRNLIAARLAADVAGVDTILIARTDADAADMVTSDIDPRDAEFLTGERTPEGFYRTKPGIKQAIARGLAYAPYADLIWCETSHPSLEEAREFAAAIHAEFPGKMLAYNCSPSFNWKAKLSDEEIAEYQRELGKLGYKFQFITLAGFHSLNFGMFELAHDYKDNGMAAYSKLQQAEFAAESKGYTATRHQREVGTGYFDEVSQTISGGTSSTTAMSGSTETEQFV, encoded by the coding sequence ATGTCAACTCGTCAAGAAAGAATCGAAGCTTTACAAAAGGATTGGGCAGAAAACCAGCGCTGGAAAGGAATTGAGCGTGGCTATACAGCAGAAGAGGTTGTAAAGTTACAAGGTTCATTCATCCAGGAGCAAACATTAGCAAAACGAGGATCAGCTCGTTTATGGAAGTCATTACACGAAGTGCCTTTCATTAATGCTTTAGGTGCTTTAACGGGGAATCAGGCAGTACAGCAAGTAAAGGCAGGTTTACAGGCGATCTACTTATCGGGGTGGCAAGTAGCGGCTGATGCAAACCTTTCTGGTCAAATGTATCCGGACCAGTCTTTATATCCAGCAAACTCTGTACCGGCAGTAGTAAAGCGTATTAACCAGGCACTGCAACGTGCTGACCAAATCGACCATGCAGAAGGCCGCGACGATGGCTTTGACTGGTTTGCGCCGATTGTAGCTGATGCGGAAGCAGGCTTTGGTGGTCCATTAAACGTATTTGAGTTAGTTAAAGGGATGATTGAAGCTGGTGCAGCTGGTGTCCATTTAGAAGACCAATTAGCTTCTGAGAAAAAATGTGGTCACTTAGGTGGTAAAGTATTATTACCAACTCAAAACGCAGTACGCAACTTAATTGCTGCACGTCTTGCTGCGGATGTTGCGGGTGTTGATACAATCTTAATCGCTCGTACTGATGCTGACGCTGCTGACATGGTAACGTCTGATATTGACCCACGCGATGCAGAATTCTTAACAGGTGAACGTACTCCAGAAGGATTCTACCGTACAAAACCAGGTATTAAGCAAGCAATTGCTCGTGGTTTAGCTTATGCACCATATGCAGACTTAATTTGGTGTGAGACATCTCACCCATCTTTAGAAGAAGCTCGTGAGTTTGCTGCTGCAATTCACGCTGAATTCCCAGGGAAAATGTTAGCGTACAACTGCTCGCCATCATTCAACTGGAAAGCTAAATTATCGGATGAGGAAATTGCAGAGTACCAACGTGAATTAGGGAAACTTGGATACAAGTTCCAATTCATCACACTTGCAGGTTTCCACAGCTTAAACTTTGGTATGTTCGAGCTTGCGCATGACTACAAAGACAATGGAATGGCTGCTTACTCTAAGCTACAACAAGCTGAGTTTGCTGCAGAGTCTAAAGGTTACACTGCAACTCGTCACCAACGTGAAGTAGGTACTGGTTACTTTGATGAAGTATCACAAACAATTTCAGGTGGTACATCATCGACAACTGCGATGTCAGGTTCTACTGAAACAGAGCAATTTGTATAA
- a CDS encoding serine-pyruvate aminotransferase, producing MKNKELLLVPGPTPVMDEIYDALASETRGHTDPRFVETFKNALANTKKLFNTDGEVYVVAGSGTLAMEMAIVNTIAKGERLLVISHGYFGDRFTLLAKAFGIEVDVLQSTWGERVDSKLVEEAVKANNYKAVTITHADTSTGVMSDLETLVPIIKASGALVIVDGVVATAALQEDMSKAYGEDDYKIDIVLTGSQKAIGIPPGLAIVAFSQQALAAREQIGTVPAYYADIHNWRAIMDNPAMYFATPPVNLIYAYDVALNIVLEEGMEKREARHIAFGKAIRAALRSYGMTPLANEEVAAPTLSCILYPEGIDDAKFRASLAKSGVIVAGSLAHLAGKAFRIGHMGNTTAEMLEQAIVVIGEALQEQQLQVDIEKAKKVFFQQLEAATVQS from the coding sequence ATGAAAAATAAAGAATTATTATTAGTACCAGGGCCGACACCGGTAATGGATGAGATTTATGACGCCCTGGCAAGTGAAACGAGAGGGCATACGGATCCTCGGTTTGTGGAAACATTTAAAAATGCACTTGCCAATACAAAAAAGCTATTTAATACAGATGGGGAAGTGTATGTTGTAGCAGGTTCAGGAACATTGGCAATGGAAATGGCAATAGTAAATACTATTGCAAAAGGTGAACGTCTGCTTGTTATTAGTCACGGTTACTTCGGTGACCGTTTTACACTACTTGCAAAGGCGTTTGGAATTGAAGTCGATGTACTACAGTCAACATGGGGGGAGCGTGTAGACTCAAAGCTTGTTGAGGAAGCAGTGAAGGCTAACAATTATAAGGCGGTTACAATTACACATGCGGATACATCAACAGGGGTTATGTCCGATTTAGAGACACTTGTACCGATTATTAAAGCATCTGGGGCACTTGTTATTGTCGATGGTGTTGTCGCAACAGCAGCATTGCAAGAGGATATGAGTAAAGCTTACGGTGAAGACGACTATAAAATTGATATTGTGTTAACAGGATCCCAAAAGGCGATTGGTATTCCTCCTGGGCTGGCGATTGTTGCTTTCAGTCAACAGGCACTGGCTGCCCGTGAACAGATCGGGACAGTGCCAGCTTATTATGCGGATATACATAACTGGCGCGCTATTATGGATAACCCGGCAATGTACTTTGCGACGCCTCCAGTGAACTTAATTTACGCATATGATGTTGCATTAAATATTGTATTAGAAGAGGGTATGGAAAAACGTGAAGCGCGTCATATCGCATTTGGTAAAGCAATCCGTGCTGCACTGCGTTCGTACGGGATGACACCATTGGCTAATGAGGAAGTAGCAGCACCGACATTGAGCTGTATTTTATATCCTGAAGGTATTGATGATGCCAAGTTCCGAGCAAGCTTGGCAAAAAGCGGCGTTATTGTAGCGGGTTCTTTAGCCCACTTAGCAGGAAAAGCATTCCGAATCGGACATATGGGGAATACGACGGCGGAAATGCTGGAGCAGGCAATTGTTGTGATTGGTGAAGCATTGCAAGAGCAACAGCTTCAAGTCGATATCGAAAAAGCTAAAAAAGTATTCTTTCAACAATTAGAAGCAGCTACGGTACAAAGCTAA
- a CDS encoding adenine deaminase, whose protein sequence is MKQIIDQSQKRGKADFIIQHAQIADVFNLRWRQGDVVVAEGKIVAISEPGEFEAEEIIDAHGKYIVPGFIDAHIHIESSMVVPKQFNRIVLPHGVTTVVTDPHEIANVAGKAGLRFMLQDIEDVEMDIYYMLPSSVPGTSFENAGAVLTAKDLEEFVQHKSVLGLAEVMDFPAVLNGEKEMLAKLMLAQENGMVIDGHCAGLTSAQIRGYRAAGITTDHECVTAEEALDRVEQGMYVLIREGSAAKNLKAILPAVTMANSRRFAFCTDDKHLDELMEQGSINYAVALAISEGMDPLLAIQLATINAAECYRLVNKGAVATGYDADFIIIDDLKTMKARAVWKNGRKVAESGEMLSPIPEKSTVERSILQSMHLTKLTIEDLRLRFKGNRANVIKIVPNQLITKRIEVEVDVENGQFVPSIEKDLLKLAVVERHHHVGTKAVAIVQGIGIQSGAVATTISHDSHNAIAVGTNDEDMLIALNALQEIEGGLVVVNDGEVIASFSLPIAGLMTDIPAEQAKQKLKKLHEGLHTIHPTLDYHLFLTLSFLALPVIPDIKLTDTGLFDVKKFRHIPVEILQSDQSH, encoded by the coding sequence ATGAAGCAAATCATCGATCAATCCCAAAAACGGGGAAAAGCGGATTTCATTATTCAACATGCACAAATTGCAGATGTCTTTAATTTACGGTGGCGACAAGGGGATGTTGTAGTAGCAGAAGGAAAAATTGTTGCGATTTCGGAGCCGGGTGAATTTGAAGCAGAAGAAATAATAGATGCGCACGGAAAGTATATTGTGCCAGGCTTTATTGATGCACATATTCATATTGAATCTTCTATGGTGGTACCAAAACAGTTTAACCGAATCGTGCTTCCCCATGGTGTAACGACTGTTGTTACAGACCCGCATGAAATTGCGAATGTCGCAGGAAAAGCTGGACTGAGATTTATGTTGCAGGATATAGAAGATGTGGAAATGGATATTTATTATATGTTGCCATCCAGTGTACCGGGCACCTCTTTTGAAAACGCGGGCGCAGTGCTGACTGCAAAGGATTTAGAGGAATTTGTTCAACATAAAAGTGTACTAGGTTTGGCAGAGGTGATGGATTTTCCTGCTGTACTAAATGGGGAAAAGGAAATGCTCGCAAAGTTAATGCTTGCTCAGGAAAACGGGATGGTCATCGATGGGCACTGTGCAGGTTTAACAAGTGCACAAATACGTGGCTACCGGGCGGCCGGCATTACAACGGACCATGAATGTGTGACAGCTGAAGAAGCATTGGACCGAGTGGAGCAGGGGATGTATGTGTTAATCCGGGAAGGTTCTGCAGCCAAAAACCTTAAAGCCATTTTACCTGCTGTAACAATGGCTAATTCGCGTCGTTTTGCATTTTGTACGGATGATAAGCATTTGGATGAACTGATGGAGCAAGGAAGCATCAATTACGCAGTGGCACTAGCGATTTCAGAAGGAATGGACCCATTACTGGCGATTCAGCTTGCTACAATAAATGCTGCGGAATGTTATCGTTTAGTAAATAAAGGTGCTGTTGCTACAGGCTATGACGCAGATTTTATAATAATTGATGATTTAAAGACGATGAAAGCACGCGCTGTATGGAAAAATGGAAGAAAAGTTGCGGAAAGTGGAGAAATGCTTTCACCAATCCCGGAAAAATCTACTGTGGAGAGATCTATTTTACAGTCAATGCACTTAACAAAACTTACAATTGAAGATTTACGCCTGCGGTTTAAAGGAAACCGGGCAAATGTTATTAAAATTGTACCAAACCAACTCATTACAAAGCGGATAGAAGTGGAAGTAGATGTAGAAAACGGACAATTTGTACCATCGATCGAAAAGGATTTATTGAAGCTTGCAGTGGTAGAGCGCCACCACCATGTTGGGACAAAAGCAGTTGCAATTGTACAGGGTATCGGTATCCAAAGCGGTGCTGTAGCGACCACGATTTCCCATGATTCACATAATGCGATTGCCGTAGGAACAAATGATGAAGATATGCTAATCGCACTTAATGCACTTCAAGAGATAGAAGGCGGACTAGTCGTAGTAAATGATGGGGAAGTGATTGCTTCATTCAGTCTGCCAATCGCAGGTCTTATGACAGATATTCCTGCAGAACAAGCGAAGCAAAAGCTGAAAAAATTACATGAAGGACTGCATACCATTCATCCTACGCTCGATTATCATCTGTTTCTGACATTATCATTTCTGGCACTGCCGGTAATCCCTGACATTAAGCTTACCGATACAGGATTGTTTGATGTTAAAAAATTCCGGCATATTCCTGTTGAGATTTTACAGTCCGATCAATCGCATTAA
- a CDS encoding dolichyl-phosphate mannose synthase, translating into MEQVIIMIPALNPLPALLEFIRKLRALPIARIIVINDGSEEKYNRLFEQLQQEGCDVLTHDQNLGKGRALKTGMEYILKSRLRTKGIITVGAHGQHSVLDVEQVLSSTKIFSDGIILGIRDFKDSDYPFISKLQNRAYSMMFELFIRKRLLDIQTGLRYIPRKHLPWLCKVKGESYHYDTNMLIEAIRRKVPVYEVPIGHAKLRKNSIIYYDEVLNPTKIFQQLWINFLHKRQNTK; encoded by the coding sequence ATGGAGCAAGTCATTATTATGATTCCAGCGCTAAACCCTTTACCGGCCCTTCTGGAATTTATCAGGAAACTGCGTGCATTGCCGATCGCTCGTATTATTGTCATTAATGATGGCAGTGAAGAAAAATATAACCGTCTGTTTGAACAATTACAGCAAGAAGGTTGCGATGTATTAACACATGACCAAAATCTAGGGAAAGGCCGCGCACTTAAAACAGGGATGGAATATATTCTAAAATCCCGACTGCGTACAAAGGGAATTATTACAGTAGGTGCACATGGTCAGCATTCGGTGTTGGATGTTGAGCAAGTGCTATCAAGTACGAAAATTTTCTCGGATGGGATTATTTTAGGTATTCGTGATTTTAAAGATTCAGACTACCCGTTCATTAGCAAACTTCAAAATCGTGCTTATTCGATGATGTTTGAACTGTTTATTCGTAAACGTTTGCTCGACATTCAAACAGGATTACGTTATATTCCAAGAAAACATCTGCCATGGCTATGTAAAGTGAAAGGAGAGTCTTATCACTATGACACGAATATGCTGATAGAGGCGATAAGACGAAAAGTTCCTGTATACGAGGTGCCGATCGGTCATGCAAAGCTCCGGAAAAATTCAATCATTTACTATGATGAAGTATTGAATCCAACGAAAATTTTTCAGCAACTTTGGATAAATTTCCTACATAAAAGACAAAATACGAAATGA